From the genome of Miscanthus floridulus cultivar M001 chromosome 10, ASM1932011v1, whole genome shotgun sequence, one region includes:
- the LOC136487741 gene encoding uncharacterized protein: protein MAASRVGDPAESTRLRIGDEIAWSEISGVYDRDDSLKENTNPKCLLKNHPGANNGASQRFSGNLKPTAAPIIGLSGKLGQGGGRGRHHPPAMFPKKAKTGGGGRAPRAAVPEPGSPKVSCIGKVLSDRERARLGRPPRPRGGNGGGGCCGGFAFLMRRSRSRNSVECVDQSPPPLPPLPEAARRRETKPKEVEAAAPAPGLGGMRRFASGRRAAEWAAEMDGGDGRVASSGPL from the coding sequence ATGGCCGCCTCGCGCGTCGGCGACCCGGCGGAGTCCACGCGCCTGCGCATCGGCGACGAGATCGCGTGGTCCGAGATCAGCGGCGTCTACGACCGCGACGACTCCCTCAAGGAGAACACCAACCCCAAGTGCCTCCTCAAGAACCACCCCGGCGCCAACAACGGCGCCTCGCAGCGGTTCTCGGGCAACCTCAAGCCGACGGCGGCGCCCATCATCGGGCTCTCGGGGAAGCTCGGCCAGGGCGGCGGGCGGGGGCGGCACCACCCGCCCGCCATGTTCCCCAAGAAGGCCAAGACGGGGGGCGGCGGGCGCGCGCCCAGGGCCGCCGTCCCGGAGCCCGGCTCCCCCAAGGTCTCCTGCATCGGCAAGGTGCTCTCCGACCGCGAGCGCGCGCGCCTCGGCCGCCCGCCGAGGCCGCGCGGGGGTAACGGCGGGGGCGGGTGCTGCGGTGGGTTCGCGTTCTTGATGCGGCGGAGCAGGTCCAGGAACAGCGTCGAGTGCGTCGACCAgtccccgccgccgctgccgcccctGCCCGAGGCGGCCAGGCGGAGGGAGACGAAGCCGAAGGAGGTGgaagcggcggcgccggcgcccggGCTGGGTGGCATGCGGCGGTTCGCGTCCGGGCGGCGGGCCGCGGAGTGGGCGGCCGAGATGGACGGCGGCGACGGACGCGTGGCGTCATCTGGGCCGTTGTAA